The DNA window GACAGAAGGACCTGATTTAAATATTCCTGGCTTTTTCGATGGTACCTTTTATAATTGTGCAAGCAATGCAGATCGATTGTATATATCTTATTCTCTAGTAAAGGACGGTGAACTACTCTTTAGAAGAAAAGATAGACACTGGTGGCTTACAGGCTTTAAACTGGGTGAGTTTTCAGAGCCGTCAGATTTAAAGATGTATTTGACTATTACCTTAAAAGATGCAGCTATGCGTAAAGCATTAGTAAAAGGATTAATGGAAGCAGGATATTCAAAGAATGAAATTTTTATAGATGGGACTGCAGTAAGTCTGATATTTGATGAACCACATACACCACAACCGATTACACGAATAGCAGAAACAGATTGGCTAATACAAAGGAAAAATGAGCTGTTATGCGATAAGTATCAGGAAATCACCGGAGCATATGATAATTTACCGAATAAAATGAATGCAATCAGGGATCAGGCACCTGAAATCTATGATGCAATTCTGAACATAGGCAAGAGTAAAGCATTATTTGAGATATATGAAAAAATCAAGGATTATTTGAATTAGTATAATAAAAATCCCGCAAGAAATTGTGGGATTTTTGCTATAGCGATAGCATTCTAACTTCAAAACACCTGGCGATGTAAGAAATTTACTTTTTTAGACTTTGTTAAAAAATAGATTATGAAACAATTGTCAGAGTGTTCTTCGGACATTAATATGCGGTTCCTTGTATGGTAAGACAAAAGGATTGGGAGATAAAGCTAAGTAGTGCCTAAACAGAGATACTTCAATACAAACAAGGTAATTTGTCATAATTTGATGTTTTTTATATATTTGCGAGCATTTAGCAGAGTTGCATTATTAATTTTAAGTGCTATATTTACATATGTAGCAATATGAGCACAGCTTTTATCTTTAGCATCTGCAATAGTTTAAGCTATTTAGATATTGGGTTTATCGATGGATACAATTACTAACCCAGCTACTTTTTTTGATCAAATGATGGGATTGGTGTTTCTATATTCCATAATTGGCATCGTCTAAAAAGGTGCAATTATTATCATTTGTGTATACAATATGCAAAGCAAACATATAATGTTTACAGAAAGGAGAAAGGGAAATGGATCAGAATTTTGGAACGCTAGGTATATTCTTATTAGGGGGAATTGCTTTTGGGTTCATTGTAATAATCACCAATTGGTTCGTCAGACCAAAGCGGCCTAACTATGAAAAAGAGAAGACCTATGAATGCGGATTGGACACTGTAGGACCTACATGGGTACAATTCAGGATCAGCTATTTTTTATATGCACTTATATTTGTAATATTTGATGTGGAAACAGTATTTCTTTATCCATGGGCTGTAGCATTTAAAGCTGTTGGAATTTTTGGATTTGTAGAAATGTGTATATTCGTTGGAATGCTTTCAGCGGGATTATTGTATGCATGGAAGAAAGGAGCATTAGAATGGAAGTAAATAATAATGATAAAGAGCAAAATATAGAAAAAGTATTTGATGAAGAGCTGTTCCAAAAAGAAATGGAATTAAATGAGATAGATAATAACAGCTTGAGAGATTTTTTGACAAACCACGTGGTTTTTACTACATTGGAAAAGGGTATAGATTTCTGTCGTTCCAATTCTTTATGGCCCCTTTCCTTTGGGCCTGCATGCTGTGCAATAGAGATGATGGCGTCTGGTGGTGCGAGATACGATATATCACGTTTTGGCTATGAGGTTTTCCGTCCATCACCACGTCACGCGGATGTTATGATAGTTGCAGGAACAGTAACCAATAAAATGGTTCCT is part of the Clostridia bacterium genome and encodes:
- a CDS encoding DUF4474 domain-containing protein, translated to MLQFLEGINLYLWIPIVLAFILAIAALFYLMTYRHSAAGNRLKKGADIDTMYEAIKNAGYSYDPNQDIFYSNMDSWQRKMGYCRLYDEALAPLNMIIDCEPIYFEYGGKRWLIEFWKGQYGMTIGGEIGVYTTEGPDLNIPGFFDGTFYNCASNADRLYISYSLVKDGELLFRRKDRHWWLTGFKLGEFSEPSDLKMYLTITLKDAAMRKALVKGLMEAGYSKNEIFIDGTAVSLIFDEPHTPQPITRIAETDWLIQRKNELLCDKYQEITGAYDNLPNKMNAIRDQAPEIYDAILNIGKSKALFEIYEKIKDYLN
- a CDS encoding NADH-quinone oxidoreductase subunit A, which translates into the protein MDQNFGTLGIFLLGGIAFGFIVIITNWFVRPKRPNYEKEKTYECGLDTVGPTWVQFRISYFLYALIFVIFDVETVFLYPWAVAFKAVGIFGFVEMCIFVGMLSAGLLYAWKKGALEWK
- a CDS encoding NADH-quinone oxidoreductase subunit B family protein, which codes for MELNEIDNNSLRDFLTNHVVFTTLEKGIDFCRSNSLWPLSFGPACCAIEMMASGGARYDISRFGYEVFRPSPRHADVMIVAGTVTNKMVPVVKRLYDQMAEPRYVIAMGSCSITGGPFADSYSVLRGVDRILPVDVIIPGCPPRPEALIEGFLKLKAKLNKPEIAKVNRND